TAAACCTTTGCGGCCATGGTAAGACAAGGCTAGTCGAATAGCACCAAAATGAATATGCGTGTATCCTTGAGAAATCCATTGACCTGGAAATTCTGGTGGTATTTCAAGAGTAACAAATTGTTCCCGAGAAGTAGCAGGAATTTTATGGGGGTCAAAAGAGGAGGCTTGAACATATTCTTTGGCCACACGAGAAGGTTGTTTGATGAGAGTTTTAATACTGCGGATAATAGAAGGAGAttttttgacaaaagcatgataAGGATTGACAAGAGGAAGATCTGTTTCAGAGATTTTTTGGGAATCATCTAAAAGACTGACCTCATAAAGATAGTCAAGTTTAGTGGAGGTAGACTGACGAATGGAAGGAGAAGGGGGaagatgaaaagaagaagaagaagttagaaGAGAAGAAGGATGAGGGGAAGATGGCGAGGAGGAGGTCATGGTCACCCACAAACCAGAGGAGCTTTGATACCACTATAGTATGACAAAAACTCTGACAGAGTTGCTTAACAAAGCCATTATCAGAGGCACTAAACAGCTACTCACTGGAGTTATGTCTTATggtactaaaaaataaaaataaaattatattctatCTAATAACCAAAGAAtccttataatattaaaattataaaataacagaattatcataaaaaaaaacaaagccacCCGCCACCCTCTCACTAtgacatctttttaaaaatttcatcaaataatttttctactcatattttatttattgtaagtCATTGATCCAATATTAGAAATGTTTCTATCTCATCACCGGTTGATTGACAGAAAATCTCAAGTCTTCCACAACCCACTTAGCTCTCATGTTTTCCTCCAGATGTCTCCACAACTTTTCTTATCTCGTATGCAGGCACAAAAATGCCTTTTCGTCTATGTGGTCTCGATGCTTGGAAGCCTTCCACACCAACCACCAAATCTTTTTGGGTGCACCAAATTTTCCAAACCCTAAATTTCTGGAGTGATTAGACAATTCAATCTTTAAAAGTCCTTAATTTATTCAACTTAGTTTAAGCATTGCACCTGTTTCTAGTAACCCCAAAAATCTCCACCTCATCTCCTTCTTGATAACATTGCATCACAAGCTTCTCCACGTAATCAAAATCAGTAGAATtacattcataaaattattattttttacttagaaatatattaaaataatatattttttattttttaaaagttatttttaacattaacacattaaaataatataaaataccaaaaaaatattaatttgaaacaaaaaaataaaaaaaatcaatttttttaaaaaatatttttaaaatataaaaacaaacaggactACGTAATGTAGTTTCCATAAATAGCATAACAGATTTTAGATATAAAGGCAATTTAATTACAGTGAgatatattatcttttaattgaaacaaataacAGATGAAGGGAGAGAAGGGAAGGGAgtgaaggaaagaagaaaatggaagaggttgtaagaaaaaaactgaCATGTAGACATTGTGTttgtgttatattatatattaggataaatttttttatttatttatttgaattttttaattgattagtgatgtaaagtgtaattttctaaaaaatgagggcaaagtgaaaaaaaattactaaactgtaggatattttttgtaattattttcttatttaattatacaataatgaaaataaaaattcacaagaaaaacattaatcGATCATTTTTAAGCATCTTTGTAAAGAGATTTAAGAACAATAAATTTGAGTAAATTatataatcggttgagggagacatacggggacgaccattcgacccatccggaattcgatccagatttgtggatggaggctggatcgtcaggtggacccgataagaatcgggtttacggCCTCTCCAACACTAGGACCGATACCTTGCTGACGACCCGTATTGCTTCAACCGtaggagctcccaatcagtatcgagctcccaatctaaggagtttgtggccttccagcaaaggtgcgaccagaTATCaaaggcgtacacacaactcaatgAACAATACACAGCAGAATctgcacaacaaagagcggcctatgaagagcttcatCAAATGATCATAAACAtgtcacaaggtggaacataTGCACCCAATCCAAGTTGGCCGCATAGCatcagcctcctcctcctcctgatcctcctcaacctcctttatattaatttttgataaatattatttacatttaaaatttcatttaatgtttttttgaacaatttcattttgtaatgaatattatgtttgatcattttttgtttttgatgcttaatataatttttatttgcataattagtttttattaccattaatttatatcattttatattatgtattctaaataattataaaaaaaataaaaataaaaaaattacaaagggaattaccgacagaatatatCCGTCGACATTAGACAGTAGCCACGACCTTCACCAACAAATTTCCAGACGGATTAATTCGGTCGGTGTTAtcatgactcaccaacagatttaccgatggattgattccgtcggtattataaTTTACCGAAGAATTTACAGACGgtatattctgtcggtatttcaacaattcaccgactaatttaccgacggaaattaaCCGTCGGTGAATTGtgatatcaccgacggaataaaaatccgtcggtattattgAAGCGGgaattgctttttcttttttgcgtccaaattccgtctgtaaagccgtcggtaaatggtttttttgttttgccgaccgatatagcgacggaatggggAATCACCGATGAAAGGTAAGCCAACGGACGTATTTCATCAGTAAgttagtcggtaaataatttaccgatgGTTTTACAGttacacaccgacggaataattctgtcggtaaaactgtgaattcttgtggtgaatgaaaataaaaattcacaagAAAAACATTAACCGATCATGTTTAAGCATCTTTGTAAAGAGATTTAAGAACAATAAATTTGAGTAAATTATATAAAGGAAAAGATACTTTGACCCTATtgcaatttaaatatttttcactttgcttctattcttttatttattacagTTGATAAcatgaaatttataaatttataatactttGCATATCCTCCCtcatgtatattaaaaaataatcaataaaaaaattgaaatatttataagatTGTCATTATAAAGAGCTTTCATGTTAAATATTATAactttatctttaatttaaaaaaaaaaaaaaaaaaaccatagccAACGCCCTCAACCTTTTCCTCTGGAATCTAGCTACCCAAACCCaacaaaccaaaacaataaCATGTATAGCAGTATAGAaaccattttattatttattgcacAAATCTAACGAAGCAGTGTCTCATGGTACAAAAATCTTCCAAAAACACGCTGTGAAAACGACCAAAAGAAAAGGGCCCCAAGATTGGAGAAGGATGCTGTCAAAGAAAAGCAGAAAGGGTAAGGGAAAGGGATGGCGTAGATTCTTGAACACAATCAATTATTAGACACGTGAAATTATGAATTAAGAGGTGGATTTTGGTAAACTAACAAAATATAATGGGCAGGCACCAGAATATCAAGATCAAAATCAGATTTGGTTCTGTAATCCTCCATGTTAGATTGACTCAGGCAAGGTGATTGGGACACATGCTGGATGAATTTGGAGGTGTTTATGTTGAAGGAACAAAACATAATAGAAATTCTCTATGTTTGATTGACTCAGGCAACGTCATTGGGACTGGGTTAATCAGACTAGTCATTTTGATATCCAAATTGATATGGCTTGGAGACGAGGCCATGCCTCTAGAGACTTGAGGAATTCAAAATAATCATAGGGCTTGTTCTTGGTCAAAATTGCAAGTGCACGAATACaagtaataaattgattttttttttggtgaaaaatatcttttattatttacaatgtagtttttaataagaaaaaaaaaaatcaaaggtaaCTGAAATAAATATTCTCAAATATGtcaataatttcaatattaatgagtgaaacaatatatttttggaaTTAAAATGTTTACTTAAAATATAAACGTGAAATCtctaatcttattttaaaagtatagaatacttaaataatttttaaaatgatattgtaataattaatttaaaacaaatattttaaattttaaaaaacgttTTCTAGGTCTTAAAGATCAggactactatatatatatattgagtgaTGTTCAATGCCATCTGCTCTGTGCAGACATAAATTACAGTGGACAACACGTTGTTGCCTGAAATAATTTTTCGGCGACCTACagttaagtattttattataaaatatggaaaaattgaataataagaaatattaaaaaaattgtctcaatattttataagtgatgaagttaaaataattaatatgataaaatcatgtaaaaagaaaactattaaaaagtaaaaacaaaattgatattatgtaaaacaaatctataatattaactaaaaaactacaaaaaaattaaataataatttaaatatcattttaaaatataaaaataattaaaaaaaacaataaataaataaataaataaccataCACGTAATCCTATGAGATAGGTCCCCTTGCACctagcctaaaaaaaaaaaaaaaaaaagtcttcagACACATGGGCCTAACCTagctgttttttattatttaaggatGTACAACTTTTCATCCAtctttctattaaaataatgcaaggagaataaaatattaatacataaaatattgcaaaaaacatatttttaaaaaaatgacatgcatCAACCGTTAATGTACACtgtttgaattattattattattattatgaataattattcAAACAGGATAACCTGTTGCGTTTTTTAATGGAAAGGTGACCACATTTTATATACACTGTGGGAGCACAGAAATTAATTCATGTCGTCACTTTAAATCTTGTTTAGTTAAATACTAATAAGTTGACTCGCGCGTTGTTGGTGatcggattaattttttttaacgcgtcaacttgttttttgacatgaagaaaaaaataattgtatttgaacgtaaaaatgatatatatatttaaaaaataaattaaaaataatatgcatcaaaatatatatatatatatatatattatatatatatatatatatatatatatataaaaagttgttACTGCTACACTacagataaaatttaaagttaattttcatcGTAGTAGAAGAATATGCCAATATTTATTGTGTGTTTCagtatatcattatttttttaattgagaaatgtAAAAATGCTCTCTacgctaaataaaataaattgaagaatgcatgaatcaataaaataaaaaaatttgttaatttaattaaatactaaaacaaaaaactaatacttcccataaaataaaaggacaaataagttttaaaaatttaatcccaacttttcattctaatttatactcttttttatcatattcttaccaaaaataaataatttttacttttataaaaacataatgggaatacaatttttatatcaaatataaaaaaaataaaaataaattagaatattcTCTTTGAAAcgtatatacataaaaaaagtgaactaaacaatttaaaaaataagagaaaatggtattaatttaaatgtaaaacaaaaaataaactaatacaaagtgtgtgtgtgtatttttcttttctttttttattttaattaataccttcttcttcatatatatatatatatatatatatatatatattatatatatatatatatatataaagaaagtgGTTAATGTCTGGCTTAGCAGGCCATATTGAATATATATTCAGTCAAGTAGACGTTTACAGCTTAAAGCTTGACACAATGAAGATATTACATTGGGAAGAAACTACTAAAGCTAAAGCTGCTGCACTGATAAGTTAGAACACGTTGATATTACATTGGCAAGCAGTTATATTCAGTTATATTCTGTTACAaagtttgttatttataattgattCTGTTATTACACTAAGGCAGTGCTATAAATACTGTATCAATTAATTCAATGAATAAGAAGAATTTAGTTTACACTTTCATATtcaatttggtatcagagcattctctctgaattttttttccgcACTTTCaagtttcttcatcttcttcattttcttttctgcaTTCTTTCTCCTTATTTTGTGGCAATGGCTGGAACTACCTCAGAAATAGATCCTTCCAATCCTTTCTTTTTGCATCATGGTGACAGTCCTGGAGCCATGATCGTTTCAAAACAGCTCAATGGTAAAAATTACAACTCATGGAAGAGGGCAATGGTGATGGCTTTATTAGTCAAgaacaaactcaattttgtcaATGGTACTTTGCCTAAACCATCCAATATGTCTGACACTTAAGAATTGCATGGACTCGCTGCAACAACATGGTTCTCTCGTGGTTGTTGAATTCTGTTTCAACAGAGATTGCCAACAACAACATTTACATTGATGATGTATCTGACATATGGAATGATCTTCAGGAAAGGTTCTCTCAACATAATGGACCACGTATTTTTCAGCTTCAGAAATCTATCTTATATCTGTCGCAGGACAATAATTCTGTAAGTACATATTTTACTGTTATGAAAGGATTATGGGATGAGTTAGGAAATCATCAAGCAATTCCTACATGCACATGTGGAGCATTGAAGACTATTCTATCCTATCATCAATTTCCTTATCTAGCACTTCTTTCAATCCAAACACCATTGCCTTACTTACTAGGACAATACCTCCAACTCGTTTTGATGGAAATCGATCTTTTTATCCCCGCAAAGATCGATCTATATGCTCTCATTGTGGTGTTTGGATAAAATTAatacaagataaaattaaaaataggtctaaaataaataatgtaaaatCCATTACCTGCATTTGAATTAGAACTTTTCCTTTCACTTCATTACCTGCATTTCACCATTCTAACTATCAAATTACTTCAAAAGATCATCGAAATAATTCTTTAAACCTCACaaacaacattttaaaataagataaaaaatcattataaaactcaaatccaACACGAAATTTTAAGttcttgtttttaattagattCAAGATTTCCAAGTCTTAAAACACTCAAATCTATTAATAGCTGGTTTCAATACTAATGGTGATAGGGGAGGTTAATTCCAAACatctaattatttaaattttaaagtttttttaaaaattagagagtaaaaatacaaaagcaGCCCGGTTAAATCCTTAAAATTCCATGGCGAACTGACATTTCTAATGGGAAACTGCCATTCTATCGTTAAAGTCACGAAAACATCTCAAAACCTCAAACTTCTATAACATGTTATCTCCGGTTAAGCATGTCTGAAACAGAGTAACACTAGCTAGCCAGCACGAACAAGAGTTTCGAAACAAGCTGGTCATAAATGGCTCTAAAAGTGAGACGCATGGTACTGTAACAAAAGAGACATTAACTCCTTGTTATTTACAAAGGGTTAAGGTGCCATGATCACAGAACTTCCAGTAATGATAGAAGATATCGCTGGAATTAATTGAAGGATGAACCCTTATTTCGAGGAAGGATAACAGCAAGTATATCGAAAGGCAAAGATCTTCAGTGCTTGGATCTGGAGAGCCATATGACTTCCTGAACGGCAGATGCAGCGAGCAAGAAGCAGCTCAAGAAAGTGAAGAATATAGAGACAGCAACATGGTCACAGAAGCTCTGTAGAGGCTTGCAGAAATTTGGCAAAGCTGTGTGTCGGATTCCGGTGCGATTGAGGTTGGTGACTCCTGATGCAGCTGCCCCAGCGCTTATCGTTGCATATGCAAATACCTACAACGCAAAAGTTGATGAGACCTCAGTAGAGTACTGGATTAATGCACGAGTTGAAACCAAATGCTTGTTTGGGTTGAATCAGCTGAGTTCTGTGAATTTTCAAGATCAGTGATAACCAAGCATGTAAGACTTTTTTCCTGGTGACAAAAAAACTAATAGGACGAACAAATGAAATTTTCAGAATTCAGAAAGGCACGTTTTCTCATTTGCAATCGAAACTACTGGGAGACTACCAATCGGGGAGACAAGTAGATGCGTGCTTTTTAAGATAAGCTGTTATGTATATACCTGATCTCCTGCAAAAACAAGCCATGCATGAGTTCTTGATTGAATCACCGGAGATTTTCTAAGCAACCTTGACACGCTAATCAGCAGTTGCAGCAATGAGTGCGCTGCAACAACTGCAGAGACTCCAACCACATATCTGTTTGGCAGGGATGACAGAATTCTTAACAT
This genomic interval from Populus alba chromosome 1, ASM523922v2, whole genome shotgun sequence contains the following:
- the LOC118047606 gene encoding CASP-like protein 3A2, which produces MMMNGQKMAAAEVAVQLPESKMVTENIGGAADAMRPFGRKAEVMNVLLRVLCMVTSVVALSSMVTAQQSSTVSIYGFMLPIQSKWSFSHSFEYVVGVSAVVAAHSLLQLLISVSRLLRKSPVIQSRTHAWLVFAGDQVFAYATISAGAAASGVTNLNRTGIRHTALPNFCKPLQSFCDHVAVSIFFTFLSCFLLAASAVQEVIWLSRSKH